From a region of the Toxotes jaculatrix isolate fToxJac2 chromosome 7, fToxJac2.pri, whole genome shotgun sequence genome:
- the tbx1 gene encoding T-box transcription factor TBX1 isoform X1 encodes MDDGGPLSPKANAFSIASLISAAEQAGNAAFDKHSTGLDKPDLHNHSSFKMHYSTVTREMEAISSPWLTQLSHFCDVAAFTTSSLSSLNTPGGYHLSPSPGDPYSQHESHFEPCPAAQHNYNYPGSNPGQAPPSDNGTPNCSSSSSNSTPNSKTIVKKNPKVANINVQLEMKALWDEFNQLGTEMIVTKAGRRMFPTFQVKIFGMDPMADYMLLMDFLPVDDKRYRYAFHSSSWLVAGKADPATPGRVHYHPDSPAKGAQWMKQIVSFDKLKLTNNLLDDNGHIILNSMHRYQPRFHVVYVDPRKDSEKYAEENYKTFVFEETRFTAVTAYQNHRITQLKIASNPFAKGFRDCDPEDWPRNHRPGSLPIMSAFARTRNPMSSPPQQNGTEKEDSRREYERDPSGTPIHADPAHQLMSRVLSPALPVPGGLHAVPLTSGRPSPPHDLRPDPHPIPPDTLHHHPYKYPTTYEHYLGAKTRPSPYPLPSIRGHTYHHHMNPATANMYSATSGPSNYDYGPR; translated from the exons ATGGACGACGGCGGTCCCCTCTCTCCAAAGGCAAATGCTTTCAGTATTGCCTCTCTGATTTCGGCTGCAGAGCAAGCAGGAAACGCAGCGTTTGACAAACACAGCACCGGCCTAGACAAGCCAGACCTGCACAACCACAGTTCCTTTAAAATGCACTACAGCACTGTGACCCGGGAAATGGAAG CCATATCCAGTCCGTGGCTGACGCAGCTGTCCCATTTTTGCGATGTTGCAGCCTTCACGACGAGCAGCCTGAGCAGCCTCAACACGCCGGGGGGTTACCACCTCTCTCCGTCCCCCGGGGACCCCTACAGCCAACATGAGTCCCACTTCGAGCCTTGTCCGGCCGCCCAACACAACTACAACTACCCGGGGTCTAACCCGGGCCAGGCCCCGCCGAGCGACAACGGGACTCCCAACTGCTCCTCGTCGTCCTCCAACTCCACACCGAACAGCAAAACTATAGTGAAGAAGAACCCTAAAGTGGCCAACATTAACGTCCAGCTGGAGATGAAAGCTTTATGGGACGAATTTAATCAGCTGGGCACGGAGATGATCGTTACCAAGGCGGGCAG GAGAATGTTTCCAACTTTCCAAGTGAAAATATTTGGGATGGATCCCATGGCAGACTACATGCTCCTGATGGACTTCCTGCCTGTAGACGACAAACGCTACAG GTATGCTTTCCACAGCTCGTCGTGGCTCGTGGCGGGTAAAGCTGACCCCGCTACGCCGGGCAGGGTCCACTACCACCCGGATTCTCCAGCCAAAGGCGCACAGTGGATGAAGCAGATCGTCTCTTTCGACAAACTCAAGCTCACCAACAACCTGCTGGATGACAACGGACAT ATCATTCTCAACTCCATGCACCGCTACCAGCCCAGGTTTCATGTGGTTTATGTGGACCCTCGCAAGGACAGCGAGAAATACGCAGAGGAGAATTACAAAACCTTTGTTTTTGAGGAAACCCGCTTCACAGCGGTCACAGCCTACCAGAACCACCGG ATCACACAGCTGAAGATAGCCAGCAATCCCTTTGCAAAGGGCTTCAGGGACTGCGACCCAGAGGACTG GCCCAGGAATCACAGGCCAGGCTCTCTGCCAATAATGAGTGCCTTTGCCAGAACAAGAAACCCAATGTCATCTCCCCCTCAGCAGAACGGCACAGAGAAAG AGGACAGTAGGCGGGAATATGAGCGAGACCCCAGCGGCACGCCCATACACGCTGACCCAGCTCACCAACTGATGTCCCGGGTCCTCAGCCCCGCCTTGCCTGTCCCAGGAGGCCTTCATGCCGTCCCGCTCACCAGTGGTCGACCCAGCCCTCCCCATGACCTTCGGCCAGACCCTCACCCTATACCCCCGGACACCCTGCACCACCACCCTTACAAGTACCCCACCACCTATGAACACTACCTGGGAGCCAAGACCAGGCCGTCGCCCTACCCTTTACCCAGTATCAGAGGACACACATACCACCACCACATGAACCCAGCTACAGCTAACATGTACTCAGCCACCAGCGGCCCCTCTAACTACGACTACGGGCCCAGATAA
- the tbx1 gene encoding T-box transcription factor TBX1 isoform X2 produces the protein MDDGGPLSPKANAFSIASLISAAEQAGNAAFDKHSTGLDKPDLHNHSSFKMHYSTVTREMEAFTTSSLSSLNTPGGYHLSPSPGDPYSQHESHFEPCPAAQHNYNYPGSNPGQAPPSDNGTPNCSSSSSNSTPNSKTIVKKNPKVANINVQLEMKALWDEFNQLGTEMIVTKAGRRMFPTFQVKIFGMDPMADYMLLMDFLPVDDKRYRYAFHSSSWLVAGKADPATPGRVHYHPDSPAKGAQWMKQIVSFDKLKLTNNLLDDNGHIILNSMHRYQPRFHVVYVDPRKDSEKYAEENYKTFVFEETRFTAVTAYQNHRITQLKIASNPFAKGFRDCDPEDWPRNHRPGSLPIMSAFARTRNPMSSPPQQNGTEKEDSRREYERDPSGTPIHADPAHQLMSRVLSPALPVPGGLHAVPLTSGRPSPPHDLRPDPHPIPPDTLHHHPYKYPTTYEHYLGAKTRPSPYPLPSIRGHTYHHHMNPATANMYSATSGPSNYDYGPR, from the exons ATGGACGACGGCGGTCCCCTCTCTCCAAAGGCAAATGCTTTCAGTATTGCCTCTCTGATTTCGGCTGCAGAGCAAGCAGGAAACGCAGCGTTTGACAAACACAGCACCGGCCTAGACAAGCCAGACCTGCACAACCACAGTTCCTTTAAAATGCACTACAGCACTGTGACCCGGGAAATGGAAG CCTTCACGACGAGCAGCCTGAGCAGCCTCAACACGCCGGGGGGTTACCACCTCTCTCCGTCCCCCGGGGACCCCTACAGCCAACATGAGTCCCACTTCGAGCCTTGTCCGGCCGCCCAACACAACTACAACTACCCGGGGTCTAACCCGGGCCAGGCCCCGCCGAGCGACAACGGGACTCCCAACTGCTCCTCGTCGTCCTCCAACTCCACACCGAACAGCAAAACTATAGTGAAGAAGAACCCTAAAGTGGCCAACATTAACGTCCAGCTGGAGATGAAAGCTTTATGGGACGAATTTAATCAGCTGGGCACGGAGATGATCGTTACCAAGGCGGGCAG GAGAATGTTTCCAACTTTCCAAGTGAAAATATTTGGGATGGATCCCATGGCAGACTACATGCTCCTGATGGACTTCCTGCCTGTAGACGACAAACGCTACAG GTATGCTTTCCACAGCTCGTCGTGGCTCGTGGCGGGTAAAGCTGACCCCGCTACGCCGGGCAGGGTCCACTACCACCCGGATTCTCCAGCCAAAGGCGCACAGTGGATGAAGCAGATCGTCTCTTTCGACAAACTCAAGCTCACCAACAACCTGCTGGATGACAACGGACAT ATCATTCTCAACTCCATGCACCGCTACCAGCCCAGGTTTCATGTGGTTTATGTGGACCCTCGCAAGGACAGCGAGAAATACGCAGAGGAGAATTACAAAACCTTTGTTTTTGAGGAAACCCGCTTCACAGCGGTCACAGCCTACCAGAACCACCGG ATCACACAGCTGAAGATAGCCAGCAATCCCTTTGCAAAGGGCTTCAGGGACTGCGACCCAGAGGACTG GCCCAGGAATCACAGGCCAGGCTCTCTGCCAATAATGAGTGCCTTTGCCAGAACAAGAAACCCAATGTCATCTCCCCCTCAGCAGAACGGCACAGAGAAAG AGGACAGTAGGCGGGAATATGAGCGAGACCCCAGCGGCACGCCCATACACGCTGACCCAGCTCACCAACTGATGTCCCGGGTCCTCAGCCCCGCCTTGCCTGTCCCAGGAGGCCTTCATGCCGTCCCGCTCACCAGTGGTCGACCCAGCCCTCCCCATGACCTTCGGCCAGACCCTCACCCTATACCCCCGGACACCCTGCACCACCACCCTTACAAGTACCCCACCACCTATGAACACTACCTGGGAGCCAAGACCAGGCCGTCGCCCTACCCTTTACCCAGTATCAGAGGACACACATACCACCACCACATGAACCCAGCTACAGCTAACATGTACTCAGCCACCAGCGGCCCCTCTAACTACGACTACGGGCCCAGATAA